A genome region from Bacteroides stercoris ATCC 43183 includes the following:
- a CDS encoding inner membrane complex domain-containing protein → MKKFLFLLIAGFCTVQLSGQTINFSVQPLSGESELSAASQEMLQNKLRQIITRNSAGAANDYNVFVIEPVITVLDKQSTSGLMRNTTLVKGELTLVAKNRIDGSMYHSAVVSVSGQAAEGADPYKAMISALRTTDPVYTRFIRIARQKIQDYYAANCATILQKAQSLYNLKKYPEALSYLSAVSESVPCYEQASVLQTELAQYVPDVQPDTVIIQKVIEKPVEVEKIVEVEKIVEKPVVVEKVVEKPVIVEKVVEKPVAQETPAARCEITLSTNRLQFKVLKCTGNATQQRITILAEMTNVDTGRNTDEFLRFTSAFTDSGTECKNFEIQNGAWMKMPPRVTVRREFYVTNVFDRFSLFSYIELLVADTKVYIRNLPVQWQ, encoded by the coding sequence ATGAAGAAATTCTTATTTCTATTGATTGCAGGATTTTGTACCGTTCAGCTTTCGGGACAGACAATCAACTTCTCCGTACAACCGTTGTCCGGGGAAAGCGAGTTGTCCGCAGCATCGCAAGAAATGCTTCAAAACAAGTTGAGACAAATTATCACCCGAAACAGTGCGGGAGCGGCAAACGACTATAATGTCTTTGTCATAGAACCGGTAATAACGGTTTTAGACAAGCAGTCCACTTCGGGATTGATGCGTAATACCACGCTTGTAAAGGGAGAATTGACGCTGGTTGCCAAGAACAGGATAGACGGCAGCATGTATCACAGTGCCGTTGTGTCTGTGTCCGGGCAGGCTGCAGAAGGTGCCGACCCCTATAAAGCCATGATTTCCGCTCTGCGTACAACCGATCCGGTTTACACCCGTTTTATCCGTATTGCCCGGCAGAAGATACAGGATTATTATGCTGCTAATTGCGCCACTATTCTTCAGAAAGCACAAAGCCTTTACAATTTGAAGAAATACCCGGAGGCATTGAGTTATCTTTCTGCCGTGTCGGAGAGTGTGCCTTGTTATGAGCAGGCTTCCGTGCTCCAGACGGAGTTGGCGCAGTATGTGCCCGATGTACAGCCGGATACGGTGATTATACAGAAAGTGATAGAGAAACCTGTTGAAGTGGAGAAAATAGTGGAGGTTGAAAAGATAGTGGAAAAGCCGGTTGTGGTTGAGAAGGTAGTCGAGAAACCTGTGATTGTTGAGAAAGTGGTCGAAAAGCCCGTTGCGCAGGAAACTCCGGCAGCCCGCTGCGAAATTACCCTTTCCACAAACAGGCTGCAGTTCAAGGTTTTGAAGTGCACAGGTAATGCTACCCAGCAGCGTATCACGATTTTGGCGGAAATGACCAATGTGGACACAGGTCGTAATACGGATGAGTTCTTGCGATTTACTTCCGCCTTTACGGACAGTGGTACGGAATGCAAGAACTTCGAGATACAGAACGGGGCATGGATGAAGATGCCGCCCCGTGTAACGGTACGGCGGGAATTTTATGTAACGAACGTATTCGATAGATTCTCCCTTTTTTCTTATATAGAGTTGTTGGTAGCGGATACAAAAGTATACATTCGTAACCTGCCGGTTCAATGGCAATAA